In Streptomyces qaidamensis, one DNA window encodes the following:
- a CDS encoding GntR family transcriptional regulator, which yields MSRSRSESRQEQRPARDETEAQAGAAPSEEGPAAAAGGRRLALDVHGQLRAMILNGELPPGSVLLQAEMARKLGVSRTPMREAFRLLQEEGLIDARPDQRARVRSVHPEDLDAVYGARILLETLAVSMTAQSFTAEDIERMSDALKRMRGLTVDDQPEEWHAAHHEFHSIATQAVGPHLQRMIASLGEHSERYIRLAQLGAPASWGKASAEHEALLDALRSGDPAEAARVVARHLARTALSVLADIAPEHEPAATRTALAIAGNGRQ from the coding sequence GTGAGCAGGAGCAGAAGCGAGTCCCGCCAGGAACAGCGGCCGGCCCGCGACGAGACCGAGGCGCAGGCCGGAGCCGCGCCGTCGGAAGAGGGCCCCGCGGCCGCCGCGGGCGGGCGCCGCCTGGCTCTCGACGTCCACGGACAGCTGCGTGCCATGATCCTCAACGGCGAGCTGCCTCCCGGATCGGTGCTGCTCCAGGCCGAGATGGCCCGGAAACTGGGCGTCAGCCGCACACCGATGCGCGAGGCGTTCCGGCTGCTCCAGGAAGAGGGGCTCATCGACGCGCGGCCCGACCAGCGCGCCCGGGTGCGGTCGGTGCACCCCGAGGACCTGGACGCCGTCTACGGGGCCCGCATCCTGCTCGAAACGCTCGCCGTGAGCATGACGGCCCAGTCGTTCACGGCCGAGGACATCGAGCGCATGAGCGACGCCCTGAAGCGGATGCGGGGCCTGACGGTCGACGACCAGCCGGAGGAGTGGCACGCGGCGCACCACGAGTTCCACAGCATCGCCACCCAGGCGGTGGGACCCCACCTCCAGCGCATGATCGCTTCGCTCGGCGAACACAGCGAGCGTTACATCCGCCTGGCCCAGCTGGGCGCACCCGCCTCGTGGGGCAAGGCGTCCGCGGAGCACGAGGCACTCCTCGACGCGCTGCGCAGCGGCGATCCGGCCGAAGCCGCACGCGTGGTCGCCCGTCATCTGGCGCGCACCGCTCTGAGCGTGCTGGCGGACATCGCCCCCGAACACGAACCCGCGGCAACCCGCACCGCCTTGGCCATCGCGGGCAACGGCCGGCAGTGA
- a CDS encoding IclR family transcriptional regulator domain-containing protein: MNAVGACVRDRTGTAVAAVAVAAPSARCPKGRLNRLASPLLLVARDIGQEL, encoded by the coding sequence GTGAACGCGGTCGGTGCGTGCGTCCGCGATCGCACCGGTACGGCCGTGGCCGCCGTCGCCGTGGCGGCACCGTCCGCGCGCTGCCCGAAGGGCCGGCTGAACCGACTGGCCTCACCGCTGCTGCTGGTGGCACGGGACATCGGCCAGGAACTGTGA
- a CDS encoding IclR family transcriptional regulator C-terminal domain-containing protein yields MGQRTGALLAAHVTSGGKALLAELPPERLRALYPSGLPGGEPKALEDVQRLAAGLTAIRRTPAGPSTSRRASGV; encoded by the coding sequence GTGGGCCAGCGTACGGGCGCGCTCCTGGCCGCCCACGTGACCTCGGGCGGCAAGGCGCTGCTGGCCGAGCTGCCGCCGGAGCGACTCCGGGCGCTCTACCCGAGCGGACTCCCCGGAGGAGAACCCAAGGCGCTGGAGGACGTCCAGCGTCTGGCGGCCGGGCTGACAGCGATCCGCCGCACACCGGCTGGGCCCTCAACCTCCAGGAGAGCGAGCGGGGTGTGA
- a CDS encoding BCCT family transporter, with protein sequence MGGQERARTLAHAQRLWSFDSVQELHVVGPTVFILESQTEALGGYLASLPRMSFTTGAFGGGEWLSGWTIFYWAWWISWTPFVGTFIARISRGRTIREFIVGVIVAPSLVSVVWFAILGGTALNQQMHGADLASAVAQGEEAGLFATLQNLPWFSVTSVLVIVLVGLFFVSGADAASVVLGMLSCRGSTSPGRPVVILWGALTGLVAAVLLMAGGLEAVKQVAIIAAFPFLFVMIGLCVSLVKALRAEPADVPEAAREHEGDADAAVEPREGPGVVPTEALADSQPASCASAESVRYRPTP encoded by the coding sequence GTGGGCGGCCAGGAGCGCGCCCGTACGCTGGCCCACGCGCAGCGCCTGTGGTCCTTCGACTCCGTCCAGGAACTCCACGTCGTCGGCCCCACCGTGTTCATCCTGGAGAGCCAGACCGAGGCACTGGGCGGCTACCTGGCCTCGCTGCCGAGGATGAGCTTCACGACGGGTGCCTTCGGCGGCGGCGAGTGGCTCTCCGGCTGGACGATCTTCTACTGGGCGTGGTGGATCTCCTGGACACCGTTCGTCGGGACGTTCATCGCGCGGATCTCCCGCGGCCGGACCATCCGGGAGTTCATCGTCGGCGTCATCGTCGCGCCGAGCCTGGTCAGTGTCGTGTGGTTCGCGATCCTCGGGGGCACCGCCCTGAACCAGCAGATGCACGGCGCCGATCTGGCGTCGGCCGTCGCCCAGGGCGAGGAGGCGGGTCTGTTCGCCACCCTGCAGAACCTTCCTTGGTTCTCCGTCACCTCGGTCCTGGTCATCGTGCTCGTCGGCCTGTTCTTCGTCAGCGGCGCCGACGCCGCCTCCGTGGTGCTGGGCATGCTCTCCTGTCGTGGCAGCACGAGCCCCGGACGCCCCGTCGTGATCCTCTGGGGCGCGCTGACCGGTCTGGTCGCGGCCGTGCTGCTGATGGCGGGCGGGCTCGAAGCGGTCAAGCAGGTGGCCATCATCGCCGCGTTCCCCTTCCTCTTCGTGATGATCGGCCTGTGCGTCTCCCTGGTGAAGGCGCTGCGCGCCGAGCCGGCGGACGTTCCCGAAGCGGCGCGCGAGCACGAGGGGGACGCCGACGCCGCGGTCGAGCCGAGGGAGGGCCCCGGTGTGGTGCCGACCGAGGCGCTGGCGGACTCGCAGCCCGCGAGCTGTGCATCCGCCGAGTCGGTCCGGTACCGGCCGACCCCTTGA
- a CDS encoding S-(hydroxymethyl)mycothiol dehydrogenase produces MAHEVRAVVARKKGAPVSVETIVVPDPGPGEALVKVEACGVCHTDLHYREGGINDEFPFLLGHEAAGRVEAVGEGVTGVEPGDFVILNWRAVCGQCRACSKGKPWYCFATHNATQPMTLLDGTPLSPALGIGAFAEKTLVAAGQCTKVDPAAPAAAAGLLGCGVMAGFGAAVNTGAVGRGDSVAVIGCGGVGMAAVAGARLAGASKVIAVDIDQRKLDRAMTMGATHTVDGAKGDVVEAVRELTGGFGADVVVEAVGRPETYRQAFYARDLAGTVVLVGVPTPEMKVELPLLDVFGRGGALKSSWYGDCLPSRDFPALIDLYLGGRFDLDAFVTETIGLGDVEEAFEKMHGGDVLRSVVVL; encoded by the coding sequence ATGGCTCACGAGGTACGTGCCGTCGTCGCCCGGAAGAAGGGCGCCCCGGTTTCCGTCGAGACGATCGTCGTCCCCGATCCCGGTCCGGGGGAGGCGCTGGTCAAGGTCGAGGCGTGCGGCGTCTGCCACACCGACCTCCACTACCGCGAGGGCGGGATCAACGACGAGTTCCCCTTCCTTCTGGGACACGAGGCGGCCGGTCGCGTGGAGGCGGTGGGGGAGGGGGTCACGGGCGTCGAGCCCGGGGACTTCGTCATCCTCAACTGGCGTGCCGTGTGCGGCCAGTGCCGGGCGTGCAGCAAGGGCAAGCCCTGGTACTGCTTCGCCACGCACAACGCGACGCAGCCGATGACGCTGCTCGACGGCACCCCGCTCTCGCCCGCCCTCGGCATCGGCGCCTTCGCGGAGAAGACCCTGGTCGCCGCCGGACAATGCACCAAGGTGGACCCGGCGGCCCCGGCGGCGGCAGCCGGGCTGCTCGGATGCGGTGTCATGGCGGGCTTCGGCGCCGCCGTCAACACCGGCGCCGTCGGGCGGGGGGACTCCGTCGCCGTCATCGGCTGCGGCGGTGTCGGCATGGCCGCCGTCGCGGGCGCCCGGCTCGCCGGCGCGTCCAAGGTCATCGCCGTCGACATCGACCAGCGCAAGCTGGACCGTGCCATGACCATGGGAGCCACCCACACCGTCGACGGCGCCAAGGGCGACGTCGTGGAGGCGGTGCGCGAACTCACCGGCGGCTTCGGCGCGGACGTCGTCGTCGAGGCCGTCGGCCGCCCGGAGACGTACCGGCAGGCCTTCTACGCCCGGGACCTGGCCGGCACCGTCGTGCTGGTCGGCGTGCCCACCCCGGAGATGAAGGTGGAACTGCCCCTGCTCGACGTCTTCGGTCGCGGCGGCGCGCTGAAGTCCAGCTGGTACGGCGACTGCCTGCCCTCGCGGGACTTCCCGGCCCTCATCGACCTGTACCTGGGCGGCCGGTTCGACCTCGACGCGTTCGTCACCGAGACCATCGGACTCGGGGACGTGGAGGAGGCATTCGAGAAGATGCACGGCGGCGACGTGCTGCGCTCCGTGGTGGTGCTGTGA
- a CDS encoding MBL fold metallo-hydrolase, whose product MAGAPRIERLVTSGTFSLDGGTWDVDNNVWIVGDDDEVLVIDAAHDSDAVLEAVGDRRLSAVVCTHAHDDHVRAAPDVALATGARVLLHPDDQVLWKMVHPNRRPDGPLADGDELLVAGIGLRVLHTPGHAPGAVCLYAPDLGALFSGDTLFAGGPGATGRSYSDFGTIITSIGDRLLTLPGETVVHTGHGDTTTVEAEAPHLQEWAARGW is encoded by the coding sequence ATGGCCGGCGCACCGCGCATCGAACGCCTCGTCACGAGCGGCACGTTCAGCCTCGACGGCGGCACCTGGGACGTCGACAACAACGTCTGGATCGTCGGCGACGACGACGAGGTGCTCGTCATCGACGCGGCGCACGACTCCGACGCCGTCCTGGAGGCCGTCGGTGACCGCCGCCTGTCCGCCGTCGTGTGCACCCACGCCCACGACGACCATGTGCGCGCCGCACCGGACGTCGCTCTCGCCACCGGCGCGCGCGTCCTGCTGCACCCCGACGACCAGGTGCTGTGGAAGATGGTGCACCCGAACCGCCGCCCCGACGGCCCGCTCGCCGACGGCGACGAACTCCTCGTCGCGGGCATCGGACTGCGCGTCCTCCACACGCCCGGCCACGCACCCGGGGCCGTGTGCCTGTACGCCCCCGACCTCGGGGCACTGTTCAGCGGCGACACGCTGTTCGCGGGAGGGCCCGGCGCGACCGGCCGCTCGTACAGCGACTTCGGCACGATCATCACCTCGATCGGCGACCGGCTGTTGACGCTCCCCGGCGAGACGGTCGTGCACACCGGACACGGCGACACGACCACCGTCGAGGCGGAAGCTCCGCACCTGCAGGAGTGGGCCGCCCGCGGCTGGTGA
- the folP gene encoding dihydropteroate synthase, with translation MSTAARTDRAAPVLSPRGLPRLERTLVMGIVNVTPDSFSDGGRWFDPDRAVAHGLALLEEGADILDVGGESTRPGATRPPVEEELRRVLPVVRALAAAGAKVSVDTMRAEVAARAVEAGAALVNDVSGGLADPAMLPIMARAGTPYVVMHWRGHSAGMQAHAVYDDVVTDVVDELRTRVEAAVSAGIPPDCLVVDPGLGFAKHAEHNWRLLGRLREVTAALGRPVLVGAARKAFLGHLLRDPETGRPRPAHLRDAATAAVSVLAAAQGAWCVRVHDVASTADAVRVTARWGVENAPTPPPAPRF, from the coding sequence ATGAGCACCGCCGCCCGGACCGACCGGGCCGCTCCCGTCCTTTCCCCGCGAGGTCTGCCCCGCCTGGAGCGGACCCTGGTGATGGGCATCGTGAACGTCACGCCCGACTCGTTCTCCGACGGCGGGCGGTGGTTCGACCCGGACCGGGCCGTCGCGCACGGACTCGCACTGCTCGAAGAGGGCGCGGACATCCTGGACGTGGGCGGCGAGTCGACCCGCCCCGGCGCCACGCGCCCGCCGGTCGAGGAGGAACTGAGGCGCGTGCTGCCGGTCGTCCGCGCGCTCGCCGCAGCGGGCGCGAAGGTCAGTGTCGACACCATGCGGGCCGAGGTCGCCGCCCGCGCCGTCGAGGCCGGCGCGGCTCTCGTCAACGACGTCTCCGGCGGACTCGCCGACCCGGCCATGCTGCCGATCATGGCGCGGGCCGGTACGCCCTACGTGGTGATGCACTGGCGCGGGCACTCCGCCGGCATGCAGGCGCACGCCGTCTACGACGACGTCGTCACCGACGTCGTCGACGAGTTGCGGACGAGAGTCGAGGCGGCCGTGAGCGCCGGAATCCCGCCGGACTGTCTCGTCGTCGACCCGGGGCTGGGGTTCGCCAAGCACGCCGAGCACAACTGGCGACTCCTCGGCCGCCTCCGGGAGGTCACGGCCGCACTCGGCCGGCCCGTTCTGGTGGGTGCGGCACGGAAGGCGTTTCTGGGCCACCTGCTGAGGGACCCGGAGACGGGCCGGCCCCGCCCGGCGCACCTGCGGGACGCCGCCACCGCCGCGGTGTCGGTCCTGGCCGCCGCGCAGGGCGCCTGGTGCGTCCGCGTCCATGACGTCGCGTCGACGGCCGACGCGGTGCGCGTGACCGCCCGCTGGGGCGTCGAGAACGCGCCGACACCGCCGCCGGCGCCCCGGTTCTGA
- a CDS encoding bifunctional 3-phenylpropionate/cinnamic acid dioxygenase ferredoxin subunit, translating into MMIPACRLVDLPRGEAHRLDIDPPVSVFHTDDGELFAIDDTCTHQDASLADGWLEGCEVECPLHASKFNLKTGAVDAPPAKLPVRTHEVFVEDGMIYVRLSTAAPNLPPCIAARLAGGVA; encoded by the coding sequence ATGATGATTCCCGCGTGCCGTCTCGTGGATCTGCCCCGAGGCGAGGCCCACAGGCTCGACATCGACCCGCCGGTCTCGGTGTTCCACACCGACGACGGCGAACTCTTCGCCATCGACGACACATGCACCCACCAGGACGCCTCGCTCGCCGACGGTTGGCTGGAGGGCTGCGAGGTCGAATGCCCGCTGCACGCCTCGAAGTTCAACCTCAAGACCGGAGCCGTCGACGCCCCGCCGGCCAAGCTCCCGGTGCGCACGCACGAGGTTTTCGTCGAGGACGGCATGATCTACGTCCGGCTGTCCACGGCAGCCCCGAACCTGCCTCCCTGCATCGCCGCCCGGCTCGCCGGGGGCGTCGCGTGA
- a CDS encoding NAD(P)/FAD-dependent oxidoreductase, with protein sequence MRTVAVVGASLAGLSAARSLRKQGYDGRLVVIGDELHRPYDRPPLSKEFLAGGIGEADLALEPDGEDLQAEWLLGARAAGLDTTPRAVRLADGREVRADGIVIATGASARTLPGMDGLAGVHTLRTLDDARALRDELARGGRLVVIGGGFIGAEVASTACALGLDVTIVEAAPTALAGPLGATMGGIVSALHADHGVRLLCGVGVKGLSGETRVEAVLMEDGRSIPADIVVVGVGARPCVDWLAGSGVELDDGVKCGADGRTSLAGVVAVGDCASWYDPRAGAHRRVEHWTGARERPDAAVAALLSWGESEPGVPRPPYFWSDQYGVKIQFAGNASRADSVTIEEGSADDRDVLAVYRRAGHPVAVLGMNQPRLFMRWRKQLAANTP encoded by the coding sequence GTGAGGACAGTGGCCGTGGTGGGCGCGTCGCTGGCCGGTCTGTCGGCGGCGCGCTCGTTGCGCAAACAGGGATACGACGGACGGCTTGTCGTCATAGGCGACGAGCTCCACCGCCCGTACGACAGGCCGCCCCTGTCCAAGGAGTTCCTGGCCGGCGGCATCGGCGAAGCCGATCTCGCACTGGAGCCGGACGGCGAGGACCTGCAAGCGGAGTGGCTGCTCGGCGCCCGCGCCGCCGGACTCGACACCACCCCCCGCGCCGTGCGGCTCGCCGACGGCCGGGAGGTGAGAGCCGACGGCATCGTCATCGCCACCGGTGCTTCCGCCCGGACCCTGCCCGGCATGGACGGCCTGGCCGGTGTGCACACCCTGCGCACCCTGGACGACGCCCGCGCCCTGCGGGACGAACTGGCCCGGGGCGGACGCCTGGTCGTGATCGGCGGCGGCTTCATCGGCGCCGAGGTCGCCTCCACCGCCTGCGCGCTCGGCCTCGACGTGACCATCGTCGAGGCGGCGCCCACCGCCCTGGCCGGACCGCTCGGCGCGACCATGGGCGGCATCGTCTCCGCTCTCCACGCCGACCACGGCGTGCGCCTGTTGTGCGGCGTGGGCGTCAAGGGGCTGAGCGGCGAGACCCGTGTCGAAGCCGTCCTCATGGAGGACGGCCGCAGCATCCCCGCCGACATCGTCGTCGTGGGTGTCGGGGCCCGCCCCTGCGTCGACTGGCTGGCAGGCTCCGGTGTCGAACTCGACGACGGCGTCAAGTGCGGCGCGGACGGCCGTACCAGCCTGGCCGGGGTGGTCGCGGTCGGCGACTGCGCCTCCTGGTACGACCCGCGCGCGGGCGCCCACCGCCGTGTCGAGCACTGGACCGGCGCCCGGGAACGCCCCGATGCGGCGGTGGCCGCCCTGCTCTCCTGGGGCGAGTCCGAACCGGGCGTACCGAGGCCGCCGTACTTCTGGTCCGACCAGTACGGCGTGAAGATCCAGTTCGCCGGCAACGCGTCCCGTGCCGACAGCGTCACGATCGAGGAAGGCAGCGCGGACGACCGTGACGTCCTGGCCGTCTACCGGCGTGCCGGGCACCCGGTCGCCGTACTCGGGATGAACCAGCCCCGGCTGTTCATGCGCTGGCGCAAGCAGCTCGCGGCCAACACGCCCTGA
- a CDS encoding aromatic ring-hydroxylating oxygenase subunit alpha, which translates to MTSTGLPESLIATLPGSAYTDPGVFAQEQEHILEAMWFCAVRAADLAGPGAFRTVQVGRESILITRARDQSVRAFFNVCRHRGAKLCTAESGEVKRAFQCPYHAWTYDLTGKLVAAPNLTKMPDVSRTEYGLASVAVREWLGYVWVCLAENPPPFDEVVQDVVARLGDTESIEHYGIEDLDIGRRIVYDVRANWKLIVENFMECYHCATIHPELTEVLPEFADGYAAQYYVGHGAEFGADVKGFTVDGSEGLDRIPGVTEDQDRRYYAITVRPQVFINLVPDHVIFHRMYPVAADRTIVECDWLYLKHVVESGKDVSRSVELFDRVNRQDFDACERCQPAMSSRLYAKGGVLVPSEHHIGEFHTFVQERLGVGRPR; encoded by the coding sequence GTGACCTCGACCGGCCTGCCGGAAAGTCTCATCGCCACCCTGCCCGGCTCCGCCTACACGGATCCCGGGGTCTTCGCACAGGAGCAGGAACACATCCTCGAGGCGATGTGGTTCTGCGCCGTGCGCGCCGCCGACCTCGCCGGCCCCGGGGCGTTCCGGACCGTGCAGGTCGGCCGCGAGAGCATCCTCATCACCCGTGCACGCGACCAGTCCGTACGCGCCTTCTTCAACGTCTGCCGGCACCGCGGGGCCAAGCTCTGCACGGCGGAGAGCGGCGAGGTCAAGCGCGCCTTCCAATGCCCCTACCACGCCTGGACGTACGACCTGACGGGCAAACTCGTCGCGGCGCCCAACCTCACGAAGATGCCCGACGTCAGCCGCACCGAGTACGGCCTGGCGAGCGTGGCGGTGCGCGAGTGGCTCGGCTACGTGTGGGTGTGCCTCGCCGAGAACCCGCCCCCCTTCGACGAGGTCGTGCAGGACGTCGTCGCGCGTCTCGGCGACACGGAGTCGATCGAGCACTACGGCATCGAGGACCTCGACATCGGCAGACGGATCGTCTACGACGTCCGGGCGAACTGGAAGCTCATCGTCGAGAACTTCATGGAGTGCTACCACTGCGCGACGATCCACCCCGAACTCACCGAGGTGCTGCCCGAGTTCGCCGACGGCTACGCCGCCCAGTACTACGTGGGGCACGGCGCGGAGTTCGGCGCGGACGTCAAGGGCTTCACCGTCGACGGCTCGGAGGGCCTCGACCGCATCCCGGGCGTCACCGAGGACCAGGACCGCCGCTACTACGCGATCACCGTCCGCCCGCAGGTGTTCATCAACCTCGTGCCCGACCACGTGATCTTCCACCGGATGTACCCGGTCGCCGCGGACCGCACCATCGTCGAGTGCGACTGGCTCTACCTCAAGCACGTCGTCGAGAGCGGCAAGGACGTCAGCCGGTCGGTGGAGCTCTTCGACCGGGTCAACCGGCAGGACTTCGACGCGTGCGAGCGCTGCCAGCCCGCGATGAGCTCCCGGCTGTACGCCAAGGGCGGGGTCCTCGTGCCGAGCGAGCACCACATCGGCGAGTTCCACACCTTCGTCCAGGAGCGCCTGGGCGTGGGGCGGCCGCGGTAA
- a CDS encoding IclR family transcriptional regulator — protein sequence MQSVDRAITVLEILAQRGEAGVSEVAAEIDVHKSTAFRLLGALEVRGLVEQAGERGKYRLGFGIVRLAGAVTGRIDITQQSRPVCERLAEEIGETVNLAVMQEKYAINLYQVRGPGAVTAFNWVGQLTPLHATSSGKILLAHMPAKERAALLSDAGLKKMTPRTLTAKTKLEKNLTEALERGYSWTLEEFEAGLHAMAAPVRNRDGEVIAAISASGPAYRLTEDRMHDLAPVLVKGADEISHRMGYLG from the coding sequence GTGCAGTCGGTCGACCGGGCCATCACCGTGCTGGAGATCCTGGCCCAGCGCGGCGAGGCCGGAGTCAGCGAGGTAGCCGCCGAGATCGACGTCCACAAGTCCACCGCGTTCCGGCTGCTGGGCGCCCTGGAGGTGCGCGGCCTGGTGGAGCAGGCGGGTGAGCGCGGCAAGTATCGCCTCGGCTTCGGCATCGTCCGTCTCGCCGGCGCGGTCACCGGGCGCATCGACATCACCCAGCAGAGCCGCCCGGTCTGCGAGCGTCTCGCCGAGGAGATCGGCGAGACCGTGAACCTCGCCGTGATGCAGGAGAAGTACGCGATCAACCTGTACCAGGTGCGCGGTCCGGGCGCCGTCACGGCGTTCAACTGGGTCGGCCAGCTGACGCCGCTGCACGCCACCTCCAGCGGCAAGATCCTGCTGGCCCACATGCCGGCGAAGGAGCGCGCCGCGCTGCTGTCGGACGCGGGACTGAAGAAGATGACGCCCCGCACCCTGACCGCGAAGACGAAGCTGGAGAAGAACCTCACCGAGGCGCTGGAGCGCGGCTACTCCTGGACGCTGGAGGAGTTCGAGGCGGGGCTGCACGCCATGGCCGCCCCGGTCCGCAACCGGGACGGCGAGGTCATCGCGGCGATCAGCGCCTCCGGACCGGCGTACCGGCTCACCGAGGACCGGATGCACGACCTCGCTCCGGTGCTGGTCAAGGGCGCGGACGAGATCAGCCATCGGATGGGCTACCTGGGCTGA